One genomic region from Spirosoma sp. KCTC 42546 encodes:
- a CDS encoding DoxX family protein, with amino-acid sequence MAVLDVPRSRSDAKAVSQVADWQPYEKTLFRFVFLYFAVQLLPLDGQFVRNLVATEGGYSRYVFNLSRYAPHFFGPQDSFLNWLVVALVALVGTIVWSLRANPSTNYDSLYYWLRVALRYRLAIGLIAYGFIKLFPLQAPLPSISNLNTAYGDHSAWKLFSLTLGIVPSYQSFLGGVELLGGLLLLHRKTATIGTLIILPFLGNVFFSNLAYEGGEYVYSGLLITFALVLFAFDAIRLFRLLSLELPTTPNRFQPIFSEQWQRYGRWTFKVAFVFFAVVLYGYSTYAAYRKGSVRFPQTPGLPGVAGLYNVSEFRIGGKTLPYSKTDPTRWQDVVFEAWNTISIKSNQPVRLVTTNVEQLAGADSERDYELAGSQGRHYYRYTIDSTNRLLTLKNANPNEAAETLKLAYTQVGNGQIILSGVAAPGVAGTQDSVYAVLDKVNKKYLIDEAAKAGRRGALKL; translated from the coding sequence ATGGCTGTTTTAGATGTACCCCGGTCCCGTAGCGACGCAAAAGCGGTGAGCCAGGTTGCCGATTGGCAACCTTATGAAAAGACTTTATTTCGGTTTGTTTTCCTGTATTTTGCTGTTCAGCTTCTGCCGCTCGATGGGCAATTCGTTCGGAATCTGGTAGCTACGGAAGGCGGATATTCACGGTATGTGTTCAATCTGTCGCGTTATGCACCGCATTTTTTCGGTCCTCAGGATAGTTTCCTGAACTGGTTGGTGGTGGCACTTGTCGCCCTTGTTGGCACGATTGTATGGTCCCTTCGGGCAAACCCATCTACGAACTATGATAGCCTGTATTACTGGCTACGCGTGGCACTTCGGTACCGACTGGCTATTGGCCTGATTGCCTATGGGTTTATTAAACTCTTTCCGTTGCAGGCCCCACTGCCTTCAATCAGCAATTTGAATACAGCCTACGGCGATCACTCAGCCTGGAAGTTGTTTTCACTCACACTGGGTATTGTTCCGTCGTATCAGTCGTTTCTGGGTGGGGTTGAACTGTTGGGCGGGCTATTGCTTCTGCATCGTAAAACAGCAACTATTGGCACGCTGATCATCCTGCCGTTTCTGGGGAATGTGTTTTTCTCGAATCTGGCATACGAGGGCGGAGAGTACGTGTATAGTGGCTTACTCATCACGTTTGCACTGGTGTTGTTTGCCTTTGATGCCATCCGACTCTTCAGACTGTTGTCGCTCGAATTACCTACGACACCAAATCGGTTCCAGCCCATTTTTTCGGAACAGTGGCAGCGGTACGGTCGGTGGACGTTTAAAGTCGCATTTGTGTTTTTTGCTGTGGTTCTGTATGGATATAGCACCTATGCCGCCTACCGAAAAGGCTCGGTTCGCTTCCCTCAAACACCAGGATTGCCGGGCGTGGCCGGACTCTATAACGTCAGTGAATTCAGAATAGGGGGCAAAACCCTTCCATATTCCAAAACCGACCCCACACGCTGGCAGGACGTGGTTTTTGAGGCCTGGAATACCATCAGTATAAAATCCAATCAACCGGTCAGGCTGGTGACGACGAATGTTGAACAACTGGCGGGCGCGGATAGCGAGCGTGATTACGAACTAGCTGGCTCACAGGGGCGGCACTACTACCGTTATACCATCGACTCGACCAACCGACTTCTGACGCTTAAAAACGCGAATCCGAACGAGGCTGCCGAAACCCTGAAACTGGCATATACACAGGTGGGTAACGGGCAGATTATTCTGTCGGGTGTTGCCGCGCCGGGCGTAGCTGGTACGCAGGATTCCGTGTATGCTGTACTGGATAAAGTCAACAAAAAGTACCTTATCGACGAAGCTGCCAAAGCGGGTCGCCGGGGTGCCCTCAAACTCTAA
- a CDS encoding RagB/SusD family nutrient uptake outer membrane protein, with amino-acid sequence MNRIKTIFSLLLILGVSGCQQFLDVKPLESISDTETITDQNSALTALRGVYSALASSDYYGTSFQSVGYLSGDNVQWTGSQSQVQEFINHKVNADNSTIASVWVAIYRTINRANNVLAKVPAVTDPALTTALKNQYLGEAYAIRALAYFDLARTFGGVPLITNPTVKPTDNVGIKRSSQADTYAQVLRDLEAAEPLLPTTVDRYRVTQRTVFALKARYYLYQKDYAKAEDYATRLISDATNYKLLKPYSAFFASDARGTPESVFEIFYNGTTEVNGHRNQWQSQTNGGTRQWAPNDALVALLNNPAVGGTRSTLIAKDNQNRWYGNLYYRNPASDPSYIFRIAEAYLIRAEARAQLARLSDALVDLNAVRDRAGLTASTVTTKEDILLAIENERRVEFALEPHRWFDLVRTDRAKDVLNVTDPKRYLLPIPVQQLLSDPVLEQNPGY; translated from the coding sequence ATGAATCGTATAAAAACCATTTTTTCGCTGCTCCTGATCCTGGGAGTCAGCGGGTGCCAGCAGTTTCTGGATGTGAAACCGCTGGAATCCATCTCCGATACGGAAACTATTACCGACCAGAACTCTGCCCTGACGGCCCTTCGAGGGGTGTACAGTGCGCTGGCCAGTAGCGACTACTACGGAACCAGTTTTCAATCTGTAGGCTACCTGTCGGGCGATAACGTGCAGTGGACGGGCTCACAGTCGCAGGTGCAGGAGTTTATCAATCACAAAGTGAACGCCGACAACTCGACGATTGCCAGCGTCTGGGTTGCGATTTATCGGACGATAAACCGAGCCAATAATGTGCTGGCGAAGGTACCGGCAGTTACTGATCCGGCTTTGACCACGGCCCTGAAAAATCAGTATCTGGGCGAAGCTTACGCCATTCGGGCATTGGCGTATTTCGATCTGGCCCGAACCTTCGGTGGGGTGCCGCTGATTACCAATCCAACCGTTAAGCCAACGGATAATGTGGGCATCAAACGCAGTAGTCAGGCCGATACCTATGCCCAGGTTTTGCGCGATCTCGAAGCGGCTGAACCACTTCTGCCCACTACCGTTGATCGCTATCGGGTAACCCAACGGACTGTGTTTGCCCTGAAAGCCCGCTATTATCTCTACCAAAAGGACTACGCCAAAGCGGAGGATTATGCGACCCGGCTGATCAGCGATGCCACGAATTACAAGCTTCTGAAGCCTTATAGCGCGTTTTTTGCCAGTGATGCACGGGGTACGCCAGAATCGGTATTTGAGATTTTCTACAATGGTACCACCGAAGTCAATGGACACCGGAACCAGTGGCAGTCGCAGACGAACGGCGGTACCCGCCAATGGGCACCGAACGATGCGCTGGTTGCCTTATTGAACAATCCGGCTGTTGGAGGTACACGCAGTACGCTCATAGCGAAAGACAACCAGAATCGCTGGTACGGAAACCTCTATTACCGCAATCCGGCTTCCGATCCATCCTACATCTTCCGCATTGCTGAAGCCTATCTGATTCGGGCCGAAGCCCGTGCGCAACTGGCCAGGCTGTCCGATGCACTTGTCGATCTGAACGCCGTACGTGACCGGGCCGGACTCACTGCCAGCACTGTCACGACAAAAGAGGATATTTTACTGGCCATCGAAAATGAACGGCGGGTCGAGTTTGCGCTGGAACCCCACCGCTGGTTCGACCTCGTCCGGACTGACCGGGCAAAAGACGTACTGAACGTGACCGACCCTAAACGGTACCTACTGCCGATTCCGGTGCAGCAACTGCTGTCGGACCCTGTACTTGAGCAAAATCCTGGCTATTAA
- a CDS encoding TonB-dependent receptor: MKKALSGHRSGAPAWLLWGLSLLISVVVQAQPIAPTINATINGRITDQRTKEPLIGATVLIKGTTNGGTADTKGRFVLKTGQKLPFTVVVSFIGYQSKEVVVEGSTINIDLAADAKQLSEVAVVGYGTIERKNLIGSLNKIDPSDTKVIPVGSVDAQLQGKVPGVQISSATGVPGERVNIRVRGATSINASNDPLYVVDGVFINNNSLQTIGTGGKATSPIADINPSDIERIDVLKDAEATALYGSRGANGVVLITTKRGNFGQKPTINVNASAGAAKAAKLWDLTTGPEHATLVNEWWINTGKDDPTLKRTFENRPFRPVAEGGRGLPEEQQTYDRLSELFRTAQLRNYDLSLTGGTQTTKYYIGGGYNSQEAIIKPVTFNRASFKVNLDQQVNDNIQVGVSNTFTRTYRNQARAGDGPAGGLLQAALHTPTYLSPVNEQGVLVGRAGFDNLTLLLNNYAVNTTSLRYIGNLYADAQLLPGLKFRTSFGIDYNNYNESEYWNSLLISGSPNGFATSSVSQYTTWLNEQTLTYRKRIGSSHSFGVLVGNTLQSDNLTRTYAEGRGFPNNSFTQISSASTTASSQNWSKSTLASFFGKVDYNFAGKYLIDASVRADGSSRFGSSRKWGYFPSVGAAWRIKQEDFLRNNTIISDLKLRASWGITGNQNGIGNFAAQGLWMGGTGYQGNPGISPQQLGNPDLQWERTRQVNLGVDVSLLNDRISFEANVYSKYTSNGLLQLALPGTTGFNNYWSNAAEISNKGFEFGINTVNIQRGGLTWSTSFNIAQNVNRIEKLATPLRYGSRDLILQQQGTPLYSFWVYKQLYVDPQTGNVVYEDVNKDGQITVADRQLVGSIWPKFFGGLTNTLTYRGFDVNLFFAYQYGNKIYNHNKFFGEGGGARDAARIIFASNLARWQKPGDITDVPRPDGINVNNYRDGGSRWLEDGSFVRLKSITIGYTLPKSVTSKVGIQGLRVYAVGTNLWLLTKYTGLDPESSASSDPNSQGIDLGTPPQPVGLQGGISLTL, encoded by the coding sequence ATGAAAAAAGCTCTATCGGGCCATCGCTCCGGCGCACCGGCTTGGCTCCTGTGGGGATTAAGCCTACTAATTTCTGTTGTCGTACAGGCACAGCCTATTGCTCCAACCATTAATGCCACCATCAATGGCCGAATAACCGACCAGCGTACCAAAGAGCCACTCATAGGCGCTACGGTGCTGATTAAAGGCACCACCAATGGCGGAACGGCCGATACGAAAGGTCGATTTGTCCTGAAAACCGGTCAGAAACTCCCCTTTACAGTCGTTGTGAGTTTCATCGGTTACCAATCCAAAGAAGTCGTTGTGGAGGGTAGCACGATCAATATTGATCTGGCTGCCGATGCTAAGCAACTGTCCGAAGTAGCTGTTGTAGGCTACGGTACCATCGAACGCAAGAACCTGATTGGCTCGCTGAATAAAATTGATCCCAGCGACACCAAAGTAATTCCGGTAGGTAGTGTCGATGCACAGTTGCAGGGTAAAGTGCCTGGTGTTCAGATATCCAGTGCAACGGGCGTGCCGGGCGAGCGGGTGAATATCCGGGTACGGGGTGCCACCTCTATCAACGCGAGCAACGATCCGCTCTACGTAGTCGATGGGGTATTTATCAACAACAACAGCCTGCAAACCATCGGTACGGGTGGCAAGGCAACGTCGCCCATTGCCGACATCAATCCATCCGACATCGAACGCATCGACGTACTGAAAGATGCCGAGGCAACGGCCTTGTACGGCTCACGCGGAGCGAATGGGGTGGTGCTAATTACCACCAAACGCGGCAATTTCGGGCAAAAACCGACCATCAATGTCAATGCTTCGGCTGGGGCTGCCAAAGCGGCTAAACTGTGGGACCTGACCACTGGCCCTGAGCACGCTACCCTGGTTAATGAATGGTGGATCAACACGGGTAAAGATGACCCGACCTTGAAACGCACCTTCGAAAATCGGCCTTTCCGCCCTGTTGCGGAAGGAGGGCGTGGCTTGCCCGAAGAGCAGCAAACCTATGATCGGTTGAGTGAACTGTTTCGCACGGCCCAGCTTCGTAATTATGATCTGTCGCTGACGGGCGGCACGCAAACAACCAAATACTACATTGGCGGTGGCTACAATTCACAGGAAGCTATTATTAAGCCGGTTACGTTTAACCGGGCCAGTTTCAAGGTCAACCTCGATCAGCAGGTAAATGACAACATTCAGGTAGGCGTAAGTAATACCTTTACCCGAACGTACCGGAATCAGGCGCGGGCGGGGGATGGGCCTGCCGGAGGCTTGCTACAGGCGGCTTTGCATACGCCTACGTACTTGTCGCCGGTTAATGAACAGGGTGTGCTGGTGGGCCGGGCTGGCTTCGATAACCTAACGCTGCTGCTCAATAACTACGCTGTAAATACAACCAGCCTGCGTTATATTGGTAATTTGTACGCCGATGCGCAACTGCTGCCAGGCCTGAAATTCCGGACTAGTTTCGGGATTGATTACAACAACTACAACGAATCAGAGTACTGGAATTCCCTGCTCATTTCGGGTAGCCCAAATGGCTTTGCTACGTCAAGTGTGAGTCAGTACACAACCTGGCTGAATGAGCAAACGCTGACCTATCGGAAACGGATCGGGTCGAGCCACTCCTTCGGGGTGTTGGTAGGCAATACGCTGCAAAGTGATAACCTGACCCGGACCTATGCCGAGGGTCGTGGCTTCCCGAATAACTCGTTCACCCAGATTTCGTCGGCGTCGACAACGGCCAGTTCGCAAAACTGGTCGAAGAGTACGCTGGCTTCGTTCTTTGGCAAGGTCGATTACAACTTTGCGGGTAAATACCTCATTGATGCCAGTGTCCGGGCCGATGGATCGTCGCGCTTTGGCTCTTCCCGGAAATGGGGCTATTTCCCATCAGTGGGTGCCGCCTGGCGGATCAAACAGGAGGATTTTCTGCGGAACAATACGATTATCAGCGACCTGAAACTACGGGCGAGCTGGGGCATTACGGGGAACCAGAACGGCATCGGCAACTTTGCGGCTCAGGGGCTGTGGATGGGCGGCACCGGCTATCAGGGGAATCCGGGCATTTCGCCCCAGCAACTGGGCAATCCGGATTTACAGTGGGAGCGCACCCGGCAGGTTAACCTGGGCGTGGACGTATCGCTGTTGAACGACCGGATCAGTTTCGAGGCCAACGTTTATAGCAAATACACCTCCAATGGACTTCTACAACTGGCACTGCCCGGTACAACTGGCTTCAATAATTACTGGAGTAATGCCGCCGAGATCAGTAACAAAGGCTTCGAATTTGGAATCAACACGGTGAATATTCAGCGGGGTGGATTAACCTGGAGCACCAGTTTTAATATCGCTCAGAACGTCAATCGCATTGAAAAACTGGCGACACCCCTGCGCTACGGTAGCCGCGACCTGATTCTGCAACAACAGGGCACACCGCTCTATTCATTCTGGGTATACAAGCAGCTTTATGTCGATCCGCAGACCGGGAATGTTGTGTATGAAGATGTCAATAAAGATGGGCAGATTACCGTGGCCGATCGGCAATTGGTCGGCAGCATCTGGCCTAAATTCTTCGGTGGCCTGACCAACACCCTGACCTATCGGGGCTTCGATGTGAATCTGTTTTTCGCCTACCAGTACGGCAATAAGATTTACAACCACAACAAATTCTTTGGTGAAGGCGGTGGCGCCCGTGATGCGGCTCGAATCATTTTTGCCTCGAACCTGGCCCGCTGGCAGAAGCCGGGCGATATTACCGATGTACCGCGTCCCGACGGGATCAATGTCAACAACTATCGCGATGGGGGGAGTCGCTGGCTGGAAGATGGCTCGTTTGTGCGCCTGAAGTCGATCACGATCGGTTACACGCTGCCCAAATCCGTAACGAGTAAAGTGGGTATTCAGGGACTTCGGGTATATGCAGTGGGCACCAACCTCTGGCTGCTAACCAAATACACCGGTCTTGACCCCGAGTCGAGCGCCAGCAGCGACCCTAATTCACAGGGTATCGACCTGGGTACACCCCCGCAACCCGTTGGTCTTCAAGGTGGAATAAGTTTGACATTGTAA
- a CDS encoding Rrf2 family transcriptional regulator, whose amino-acid sequence MISKKAKYAIKALKVLAEEFGNGPMLIATISAQENIPKKFLESILLELRNHGLLQSQKGKGGGYSLRLEPERINLAQVIRVIDGPIAPTPCVSLNFYVRCDDCEDEETCSIRPIMLRVRDANLSVYEKTTLRSLIEGAVPVGLGSVMSVS is encoded by the coding sequence ATGATTTCCAAAAAAGCGAAATACGCCATTAAAGCCCTGAAGGTACTAGCCGAAGAATTCGGGAATGGCCCTATGCTCATTGCCACAATCTCGGCTCAGGAGAACATTCCAAAAAAGTTTCTGGAGAGTATCCTTCTCGAACTTCGCAATCACGGCCTGTTGCAAAGTCAGAAAGGGAAAGGGGGCGGCTATAGCTTACGACTCGAACCGGAACGTATTAATCTGGCTCAGGTAATCCGGGTAATCGATGGTCCCATTGCTCCTACTCCCTGCGTATCCCTCAACTTCTACGTTCGTTGCGACGACTGTGAGGATGAAGAGACCTGCTCAATCCGACCCATCATGCTACGGGTACGTGACGCCAATCTATCCGTTTACGAGAAGACAACCCTCCGCTCACTCATTGAGGGAGCCGTTCCGGTTGGGTTAGGGAGCGTGATGTCGGTTTCTTAA
- a CDS encoding PadR family transcriptional regulator: MKGTQLGEFEELVLLTIALLYDDAYSAAVVDELSQRLERSMSLGAVHRTMQRLEEKGLVNSRFGEATAERGGRRKRLFTVTASGEQVLLEARKIRNELWAAIPKAAFGGGVV; this comes from the coding sequence ATGAAGGGAACTCAGTTAGGAGAATTTGAAGAGTTGGTACTACTAACCATCGCGCTGCTCTACGACGACGCCTATAGCGCGGCTGTTGTTGACGAACTCAGCCAGCGACTCGAACGCTCTATGAGTCTGGGAGCCGTTCATCGAACCATGCAACGACTCGAAGAAAAAGGGCTCGTGAATTCCCGATTTGGGGAAGCTACCGCCGAACGTGGAGGTCGGCGGAAACGCCTGTTTACTGTAACGGCATCTGGAGAGCAGGTCTTGCTGGAAGCCCGTAAAATCCGCAACGAACTCTGGGCCGCTATTCCTAAAGCTGCTTTTGGAGGAGGGGTTGTATGA
- a CDS encoding ABC transporter permease, producing MSQQQTPNHAPRWAQRLLERITAPHLREEIQGDMDELFHKRGQRHGYAKARLMYIVDLILLLHPRLWRREPTPTFKPRYTKYNDVSQPLFFHPAMIRNYLKIAFRNLVKNKSYSAINIGGLAVGMAVAMLIGIWIDDEVSANKHHKNYPTLYQVKMHQTFDGHRGTQDALPFPMGDELRSKYPDFKAVAMCDWGSNRSLVFGNQKFLKDGHFIGEDAIDMFSLNVLNGDKNPLKEPYSIVLTDETAKAIFGNQDPIGKILKMDNTVDLKVTAVVAKQPKNATLQFDYLLPWNLQEAMYDWIKKFHKPNWGNNSWATYVQLKEGIDPAQTNAKIKDVVLSHLSNDVNTVKLVKPEVFIHPMEKWRLYSDFTEGKNTGGFIKYVRLFGIFGLFILVIACINFMNLSTARSEKRAKEVGVRKAVGSAREQLIGQFLSESILIAAMALVLALVIVLVSLPYFNTLTEKLMSVQFGNPVFWGITLLFTLFTGLLAGSYPALYLSSFNPVKILKGGVHVGKSASLPRKILVVVQFTFSIVLMIGTIIIYQQIQHGKNRPIGFNNSGLISVNSSKDLIDHFDALRNELLASGVVTSICKSNSPPTQIWSNNNGWEWKGSTPDEKSVIFSTIATNFDYIKTIGIKLKEGRDFSRDFTTDSSGVILNEAAVKRMRLKNPVGEILKWNGKDRKVVGVIPNIMMQSPYQAISPLTIVFEKDWVSVVCVRINPNVAASVAIKKIAPIFDKYNPGFPFDYKFSDTEYAKKFSYEELIGNLSAIVSLLAIFISCLGLFGLASFMAEQRTKEIGIRKVLGASIANVWGLLSKDFVLLVIISCLVASPIAWYAMSRWLDDYTYKINIGVGVFLIVLIVALAITLLTISYQAIKAALLNPVKSLRSE from the coding sequence ATGAGTCAGCAACAAACACCGAACCACGCGCCCCGCTGGGCACAGCGCCTGCTGGAACGAATCACGGCCCCGCACCTGCGCGAAGAGATTCAGGGCGATATGGATGAGCTGTTCCATAAACGAGGTCAGCGCCACGGCTACGCCAAAGCACGGCTAATGTATATAGTGGATCTGATCCTGCTACTCCACCCCCGGCTCTGGCGACGGGAACCCACGCCTACCTTCAAGCCCCGGTATACGAAATACAATGACGTTTCTCAACCCTTATTCTTCCATCCTGCTATGATCCGCAATTATTTGAAAATCGCCTTTCGGAATCTAGTCAAAAATAAGTCGTATTCGGCCATCAATATTGGTGGACTAGCTGTAGGTATGGCAGTGGCCATGCTGATTGGCATCTGGATCGACGACGAAGTTTCGGCTAACAAACACCACAAAAACTACCCGACCCTTTACCAGGTCAAAATGCACCAAACCTTCGACGGGCACCGGGGCACACAAGATGCGTTACCCTTCCCGATGGGTGACGAACTACGATCCAAATACCCGGACTTCAAGGCCGTAGCGATGTGCGATTGGGGAAGCAATCGGTCGCTGGTGTTTGGGAATCAAAAATTCCTGAAAGATGGGCATTTCATTGGTGAGGACGCCATCGATATGTTTTCGCTGAACGTCCTGAATGGGGATAAAAACCCTTTAAAGGAACCCTATTCCATTGTGCTTACAGATGAAACGGCAAAAGCTATTTTCGGCAACCAGGACCCTATTGGTAAGATCCTGAAAATGGATAATACAGTGGATTTGAAGGTAACGGCTGTGGTGGCCAAACAACCCAAAAATGCCACCCTCCAATTTGATTATTTGCTCCCCTGGAACTTGCAGGAGGCTATGTATGATTGGATCAAGAAATTCCACAAACCGAATTGGGGCAATAACTCCTGGGCAACGTATGTACAGCTCAAAGAGGGTATCGATCCCGCACAAACCAACGCCAAAATAAAAGATGTGGTCTTATCCCATTTGTCCAATGACGTCAATACGGTAAAACTTGTCAAGCCCGAGGTGTTTATCCACCCCATGGAAAAATGGCGGCTTTACTCCGACTTCACGGAAGGGAAAAACACGGGTGGGTTCATCAAATACGTGCGATTGTTCGGCATTTTCGGCTTGTTTATTTTAGTGATTGCCTGCATCAACTTCATGAACCTGAGCACCGCCCGATCCGAAAAACGAGCCAAAGAAGTGGGGGTTCGCAAAGCCGTGGGCTCGGCTCGCGAGCAGCTCATCGGCCAGTTTCTGAGTGAGTCCATTCTGATTGCCGCTATGGCCCTGGTGCTGGCCCTGGTCATCGTGTTGGTTTCGCTGCCTTACTTCAATACACTCACCGAGAAGCTAATGAGTGTCCAGTTCGGCAATCCCGTTTTCTGGGGCATCACTCTGCTGTTCACCCTGTTCACTGGATTACTGGCGGGCAGTTATCCCGCGCTGTATCTGTCGTCGTTCAACCCGGTGAAGATTCTCAAAGGGGGCGTTCATGTCGGGAAAAGCGCGTCGTTGCCCCGTAAGATCCTGGTCGTGGTTCAATTCACCTTTTCCATTGTGCTGATGATTGGCACCATTATCATTTATCAGCAGATCCAGCATGGTAAAAACCGACCAATTGGCTTTAATAATAGTGGGCTTATTTCGGTCAATTCGTCCAAAGATCTAATTGACCATTTTGACGCCCTTCGTAATGAACTGCTGGCCTCCGGCGTGGTGACGTCTATTTGTAAGTCCAACTCGCCACCTACCCAAATCTGGAGTAACAACAATGGCTGGGAATGGAAAGGCTCAACTCCTGATGAGAAGTCCGTCATTTTCAGCACCATCGCCACCAATTTCGATTACATTAAAACAATCGGGATTAAACTGAAAGAAGGCCGGGATTTTTCGAGGGATTTTACGACCGATTCGTCGGGCGTAATTTTAAATGAAGCGGCCGTTAAACGCATGCGCCTGAAGAATCCAGTTGGCGAAATACTTAAATGGAATGGTAAAGACCGGAAGGTGGTGGGGGTCATTCCTAATATCATGATGCAATCACCCTACCAGGCTATTTCGCCCTTGACCATTGTGTTTGAAAAAGATTGGGTAAGTGTTGTTTGTGTACGCATAAACCCGAACGTAGCAGCTTCAGTAGCGATTAAAAAAATTGCACCCATTTTCGATAAGTACAACCCAGGGTTTCCCTTCGATTATAAGTTTTCCGATACGGAGTACGCCAAAAAATTCAGCTACGAAGAGCTGATTGGCAACTTGTCGGCCATTGTTTCCCTGCTGGCCATCTTCATTTCGTGCCTGGGCTTATTTGGTTTGGCCTCCTTCATGGCCGAGCAACGTACCAAAGAAATTGGTATTCGTAAAGTGCTGGGTGCCAGCATAGCCAATGTGTGGGGGCTGCTTTCGAAAGACTTCGTGCTACTCGTTATTATTTCGTGTTTAGTGGCTTCGCCCATTGCCTGGTATGCCATGAGTCGATGGCTGGACGATTACACTTACAAAATCAATATTGGCGTTGGCGTCTTCCTGATCGTGCTTATTGTGGCCCTGGCCATCACCTTATTGACAATTAGTTACCAGGCCATCAAAGCGGCTTTATTAAACCCCGTAAAAAGCCTGAGAAGCGAGTAA